The following nucleotide sequence is from Vitis vinifera cultivar Pinot Noir 40024 chromosome 14, ASM3070453v1.
TAACCAAATCAAGTTTAATGGCACAACATTGATGATATCAACCTTTCTAATTCTATGCTCTTGATATTTCACAAGCTTACCTTGATGTTTTGATCCAAACACATTGGACGATCATGCATCTGTAGTCATCTATCCTTGCTACAAGGCACATGGAGCCACCAGGCCATGGCGCCCTTCCAATATTGGGGCGCTCAGAGTCATTGATCCCTGTAAGCTTTCATTACTACTCTTTCATTCATCTTCCCCTTTGCTCCCTGACTTATGTTGATTGGGTTAAGGGACCATTCTTGTGGCAGCCACTGGCAGCTGCATCTACCTATGAAGAGTGGTTCAACATATTTACGTGTTAACAATGAATAAGCGCTCAAAGGTAGGCATTCCTAGTGCAAATCGATGCAATTAAAAACGATTTAATAGctgatttaactttatttttttaaaaaataaactaatttataatttatacaaATTTGAAGTCTTGAATGAATTAAATAAGTGAACGTGATATTAAGGAAATCATAGTCACATTCAAAGAATATAAATCATGTTAGTTTTTGTGTTAATTGATGATGTAATAAATGGGTCATGGCATAGTGAAATTGGCATAGGTCATAAATCCAGAAGACTTGTGGTTGTGTCTACTATTCCTAAGAAGGGGGCTTTTCAGAGCTCCCCTGTGGCTCAGCCACGATACTTGATGGTATCTTTTAGCAAATGCTTTAAaacaaaccactataaaatcgcTCCTTTACATGTCACTTGGAAGTTGTTGAAATGCTTGGCATCATCATCCTCACTTTTTGTGGACTGAATAGCATATTTTTCCCATCATCAATTACCAAGGCATGCCAAAAGAAAGGTAGGATGAAGAAgaataaagaaattgaaataatCGTATAGTTTCATAGACATCAAACAACTGCATTGGTACAATGCTGCTGCTCTGCAGCTGGCTCCTCTATTGCATGGTTCTCTTCTCTCTCACTCCAGTAATCTGTgtgtgtaatatatatattgaggCAGCCACTTTGTATGCGTTGTCATCTGCTAAGACAACACTACCATATATCTTCTTATATGGCCAAgacaaacaaaaagaagaaaaataaagataacACAATACCAGGCAAAACAAATGGGCAGGTTCTTCTGTTAACAAGCAGCTGCAGAGGCAAATACTCTGCGAATTAATTATTAATCCACCTGCGATTGCAAACTTTTTACTCTTGGGCCTTCTCTGCCTTGAGAGGCTTCACAACTTCCCATGTGAAGTCGGGGTCATCTCTTCCAAAGTGTCCGTATGCAGCTGTCTTCAAGAACCTGCCATTGCCACCCCTCTTGAGATCCAGGTTAATGGCAATCATTCCAGGTCTGAAGTCAAAGCTTTCTTTCACAATCTTGAGAATCTCCTTGTCTGGAATCTTTCCAGTGGCATACGTGTCAACAAATACGGATAATGGTTCGGGCACACCAATGGCATATGAGACCTGCACAATGCACCTGCGGGCAAGCCCACTGGCGACAATACTCTTGGCAGCCTGCCTAACAATGTATGCTCCACTCCTGTCCACCTTGGTGGGGTCCTTCCCAGAGAAGGCACCACCACCATGGGCTCCCCAACCTCCATAagtatcaatgatgattttgcGACCGGTAAGGCCTGCATCACCATGAGGTCCACCAATAACAAAACGGCCAGATGGGTTGAGGTGGAAGATGGTTTTCTCATCCAGGAACTTCTCAGGGACGATGGGTTTGATGACATGCTCCTTGAGATCAGCAGCAATCTCATCATTAGTAACAGTTTCATCATGCTGGGTGGAAATGAGAACAGTGTGGACACGGATTGGAACCATTGCACCATGGTCGTTGAAATATTCTACAGTCACTTGGGTCTTGCCATCGGGTCTCAACCAGGGGCAGGTACCATTCTTGCGAACTTCAGTCAAGCGGGCACCAAGCTTGGTTGCAAGAACATGGCTAAGGGGCATTAGCTCAGGGGTTTCATCAGTAGCATAGCCAAACATATGACCCTGGTCACCAGCACCAATCTCTTCAGGGCGCTTGGTGAGGTGGCCATGAACACCTTGGGCAATGTCAGGGCTCTGCTGTTCTATGTTGACCAGAACTTTGCAGTTGTCGGCATCAAGGCCCACATCTTCAGAAACAAAGCCAACCGCACGACATGTGTCACGCACAATCTTCTCATAGTCTAGATTGGCTTTGGTGGTGATTTCTCCAAAGATCATGACCAAGTTGGTCTTGGTGCAAGTTTCACAGGCAACTTTGCTGTCAGGATCTTGTTCAAGGCAAGCATCAAGCACTGCATCAGATATCTGATCACACAGCTTGTCTGGGTGGCCTTCGTTCACAGACTCGGAGGTGAATAGGAAAGTATCCATTTTCCAAAGCTGCAAAACACAAAATTACCTTTGAATATTGTTGTAGGTACACGAAACACAAACATAAACAAATCAGAtgatataaaattcaaatagtcCATCTGTTGCTACACAATAAAGCATCATACAGATGCTTTAGATTGAGATAGTTTGTCAAGTCATGAAAACATTGTTCAGGAAGAATCTCATTGCGGTGTGGCAATTACCAAAAGCTCCATATTCCCAAAAGTAAAAACGAATAAAGAGGTAACCACAGAGATTTAGTTATACAACCAACATGGGTTAAAGCTGTTGTGAACTGTTGTTGATGCTTTTTTAACACATGAAAACCGTGTTGAAAAGGAGTATTTTGGTATAGCATCTTAAGATTCCTGACTCTCCAATATTCTTAAAGGTTATTACAGACCAGTACAGAGGCTTTATAATTTTTGAACGAATCAAGTAGACACTTATTGAGGAGGGAGAAAATATTTTCTGATTTAAGTGAGCGAATATACTTGCGTGAAGCTGGAGGGTTGTTGTGCCTAGATGATAACAAGCTTCGGCATCAAGCAATCTAATACTAACAGTGCATGCGTAAGATCTGTCAGGGGTTGTTGTCACTTAAGACGATTTGAGTGAGTAAAGCTAGCGCGTGGAATGACCAATTGGATATATACCAAACAcgccaaaaacaaaatataaaaatgaaaatttcaaactaGATCCAGtttgaaaacaaagaaacaaacaattAGGCATGATTTATATGTAAACGAGAGAACTccgaaaaggaaaagaaaaatctagAGAGACTTGAGCTCAATTTGAATCTGGGGAGTGAAGGAAAATTCTCAAAACTACATGAAATCAGCATTTTCCTTCCCCTTCCCTTGTTCCTCCCAATTTTCTCAGGTGTCCGAAATCCGAGGCTCCCAAGTAAAATTATACACCCGGGACAAGCACCAACACCAAGAATGATGGTGGATTCTAGTAACGGCAACAGTAAAGCATAAAATCCGCCATTTCAATTCCATTGAACAAACTGAAAATCACTTGAATCAAACATATAATCTAGATCTACAGCCTCTAAGCAACAAAAGcaaggaagaaaaaacaaagaaataaacatACAAACTTCATCCTTAAAATATctaatgattgaaaatttagaaGAGAACACGTATTCCTGCGAAACAAACAGATAGAAGAAGGAAATGCAGAGAAAGCTACCTGAGAGATTAACCCTCGAGCAAGCGTCGAAGCAGAGGACGGAAGATACAGAGAAGGAGGAGACTGGTTCGAGTCTTCGTGGAAACTAAGGGGTAGTATTTATAGACGGTGGAAATCTAATTTCCTGAATTGTGGGTCCGGAATAAAATGAGAGTGAATCACGGACGTCGGATGGATTCCAATCGTGCGGCTAGTATTGGTTGGAGTCGGTGGCGGAAAACGACAGAGCTACCGAATGATGCGGTGTCACGCGTATGAAGGGTTACCGGTAGAGCCGGTTACCACGGACGTCACCAAACCTGATGCCGTCGTCGGCCTGGTGGCTTCACAATGACACTCCCAGATGGGCCATTTAAATATATAGGAAATTGGAATATCtggaatttttcattttccaaaataaattaattttcctggaataaaatttatatacatattttaatattatttccgGATTTCTCCTGGATTAAAattagattaattttttaatttctctacattaattaattattattattcttttataaaaagggGCTAGCCATGATTATAAGGGTCCAGTGAGGACTGACCCCTAGCCCTTTAACCCAACCCCAGGTTCAAATTCAATACAATTTTGACCAGATGACTAGACCATGCCCAAATACAGCCCCGAAAAAGGTCCATCATGGCCTAATCAtgactctttttttttgttttgactttattaaagaattagaaattgaaccgcccatttccattttctcttgaTTCCATAATTATaggaaattgttttttcttatttcgTGGCACCCTATTTTAAGGGGTATTTGACAATTCTCGATGTATTGATATTTGACCATTCTCGATACATTGACATTTGACCATCCTCCGTACATCTATATTTGACTATCCTCTTTCAAAAATATCCTATAATATAAGCAATAATCTCATACCAACAATATGAGAGTTAcggtataatatataaaaaaaatttatcttaaaatatacatatcatAAATCAATTATTCGATTGAATGGGGAATTTGACAACCCCTATCAACCTAATGATTCAAACAGAAAGTATAGATCCCACCACCACTGAAAAGGAGAAATGGGTCCAAATCAACTATTTGTTTAGCCCTGCCGACACTGGAGGGTCGAATCATGTGCCTTTCAGGGAGCACGAGATTTGAGCATTTTGAGATGTTTTTGCACATGAAATTGTTGATTCTTTGCCTTCTTCAGTCCAACCAGTGGTGGCCCATGT
It contains:
- the METK4 gene encoding S-adenosylmethionine synthase 4, with product MDTFLFTSESVNEGHPDKLCDQISDAVLDACLEQDPDSKVACETCTKTNLVMIFGEITTKANLDYEKIVRDTCRAVGFVSEDVGLDADNCKVLVNIEQQSPDIAQGVHGHLTKRPEEIGAGDQGHMFGYATDETPELMPLSHVLATKLGARLTEVRKNGTCPWLRPDGKTQVTVEYFNDHGAMVPIRVHTVLISTQHDETVTNDEIAADLKEHVIKPIVPEKFLDEKTIFHLNPSGRFVIGGPHGDAGLTGRKIIIDTYGGWGAHGGGAFSGKDPTKVDRSGAYIVRQAAKSIVASGLARRCIVQVSYAIGVPEPLSVFVDTYATGKIPDKEILKIVKESFDFRPGMIAINLDLKRGGNGRFLKTAAYGHFGRDDPDFTWEVVKPLKAEKAQE